The sequence CCCCGCCTTGCGCTCGGCCTCCAGATAGGGGAACAGATAGGCCACCGCCTTCTTCATCACCCGGGCCGATTTGACCACCTGGGGCAGGAACATCTTGCCGGCGCCGAACAGATCCCCGACCACGTTCATCCCCGCCATCAGGGGCCCCTCGATCACCGCCAGGGGGCTGCCGAGCTTGCGGTAGGCCTCCTCGGTGTCCTCGTCGATGTGGTCGGTGATGCCCTTGACCAGGGCGTGCTCGAGGCGCTTTTCCACCGGCCAGGTGCGCCATTCTTCATCCTCCTTGGTACTGCCGGCGCCTTCGCCGCGGTATTTCTCCGCCATCTCCAGCAGGCGCTCGTCGGCATCCTCACGGCGGCACAGGATCACGTCCTCGATGGCCTCGCGCAGGTCCCGGGGCACTTCCTCGTAGATGGCCAGCTGCCCGGCGTTGACGATGCCCATGTCAAGGCCGGCCTTGATGGCGTGGTAGAGGAACACCGCGTGGATGGCCTCGCGCACGTAGTTGTTGCCGCGGAAGGAGAAGGAAACGTTGGAGATGCCGCCGGAGGTCTTGGCGTGGGGCAGATCCCGTTTGATCGCCGCCACCGCCTCGATGAAGTCCAAGCCGTAGCGGCGGTGTTCGGGAATACCGGTGGCGACCGCGAACACATTGGGATCGAAGATGATGTCCTCGGGCGGAAAATCGAGCTTTTCCCGCAGCAGCCGGTAGGCGCGGGTGCAAATTTCCACCTTGCGCTCGAAGGTGTCGGCCTGGCCGGCCTCGTCGAAGGCCATCACCACCACCGCCGCCCCGTATTTCCGCGCCAGGCGGGCGTGCTGCAGGAAGGTTTCCTCGCCTTCCTTCAGGGAGATGGAGTTGATGACCCCCTTGCCCTGGATGCACTGCAGGCCGGCCTCGATCACTTCCCACTTGGAGGAGTCGATCATTACCGGCACCCGGGCGATGTCGGGTTCGGCGGCCACCAGATTGAGAAATTTGACCATCGCCGCCCTGGAGTCGAGCATGCCCTCGTCCATGTTGACGTCGATCATCTGGGCGCCGTTTTCCACCTGCTCCTTGGCCACCTCCAGGGCGGTGTCGTAGTCCTCGGCCTGGATCAGGCGGCGGAAACGGGCGGAACCGGTGACGTTGGTGCGCTCACCGATGTTGACAAAGAGGGAGTCCTCATCGATGTTGAGCGGCTCCAGCCCGGACAGCCGGGTGGCCACCTTAGGCCTGGGGACCTGCCGCGGCGGAAGACCTGCCACCGCCTCGCCGATGACGCGGATGTGGTCCGGGGTGGTGCCGCAGCAGCCGCCGACGATGTTGAGAAAGCCGGACTCGGCCCACTCGCGGATCTCTTGCGCCATGTCCTCCGGGGTCAGATCGTAGCCGCCGAACTCGTTGGGAAGACCCGCGTTGGGATGGGCGGAGACGAAGGTATCCACATAGCCGGAAATCTCCTCCACGTACTGGCGCAGCTCGGCCGGTCCCAGGGCGCAGTTGAAGCCGAAGGACAGGGGGCGGGCGTGGCGCAGGGAATTCCAGAAGGCTTCTGCGGTCTGGCCCGACAGGGTGCGGCCGGAAGCATCGGTGATGGTGCCGGAGATCATGATCGGCCGCTCGGTGCCGGTGCGCTCGAAGTAATCGAGGACGGCGAACACCGCCGCCTTGGCGTTGAGGGTGTCGAACACGGTCTCGATCAGGATCAGGTCGGCGCCGCCCTCGATCAGCCCCTCCAGGGCTTCGGTGTAGGCGTCCACCAGCTCCCTGAAGGTGAGGTTGCGGAAACCGGGATCGTTGACGTCCGGGGAGATGGAGGCGGTGCGGTTGGTGGGACCGAGCACCCCGGCGACGAAGCGGGGCTTGTCCTCGGTGGTGAATTCATCCGCCGCCTGCCGGGCCAGGCGCGCCGAGGCCAGGTTGATCTCCCGCGCCAGCGCCTCCATCCCGTAGTCCGCCAGGCTGATGCGGTTGGCGTTGAAGGTGTTGGTCTCGATGATGTCGGCCCCGGCCTGGAGATACTGGCGGTGGATCTCGCCGATGATCTCCGGGCGGGTCAAGGACAAAAGGTCATTGTTGCCCTTGAGATCCGAAGGCCAGTCGGCGAAACGCGCGCCGCGGTAGTCGGGCTCGCTCAGGGCGTACCGCTGGATCATGGTGCCCATGGCGCCGTCGAGACGCAGGATGCGGCGCTGCAGTTGCTGGCGGATGCGGGTGGAAACGGAATCGGTCATGGTCGATCGCAGTCTTGTATGGATGGAACCGGGGAACTTTACCACGGGTTTTCGGGAGGATTGCCTCAATTTTTATCGGCAGTTTTGCGATAATGGCAACGGTTTATACAATCAAAAGAACGATCCAGTCAGGAGAACTACCATGTACAAGCACATCAGTCTCATCTTGCTCGCCGCCCTTCTGGGCATCGCCAGCGTGAGCCAGGCGGTCACGATCCGCAAACAGACCGCCGCCGCCGACAAGAGCAGCCGCAATCCGGTCTGTCTTCAGGACGCCAAACCCATCCTGGGCAAATGGACCCTGGTGGAAGTCGCCCCCCGGGCGAGCGGTCAGCGCATTGCCGAAAACCGCACCTGGGAATTCCGTCCCGACGGCACCCTGGTGACTTCCGGCTACAACCGTCACTTCAAACGCAACGACACCCAGACCTTCCACTACGAGATCGAAAACTGCATGATCGTCAGCGATGTGCCCGGCCGTCCCGGCAAGAAGCTGCGTTACCGGGTCTATGACCTGCAGGACGACCGCATGGTTCTGCAAGGCGGTGTCGAAGGTTTCTACTTCTTCAAGCGTCAGTAATCTTTTCCAGTCTAGGAGGCCGCAACCATGTCCAACGAAACCGAAACGCTTCAGAGC comes from Methylomarinovum caldicuralii and encodes:
- the metH gene encoding methionine synthase, which codes for MTDSVSTRIRQQLQRRILRLDGAMGTMIQRYALSEPDYRGARFADWPSDLKGNNDLLSLTRPEIIGEIHRQYLQAGADIIETNTFNANRISLADYGMEALAREINLASARLARQAADEFTTEDKPRFVAGVLGPTNRTASISPDVNDPGFRNLTFRELVDAYTEALEGLIEGGADLILIETVFDTLNAKAAVFAVLDYFERTGTERPIMISGTITDASGRTLSGQTAEAFWNSLRHARPLSFGFNCALGPAELRQYVEEISGYVDTFVSAHPNAGLPNEFGGYDLTPEDMAQEIREWAESGFLNIVGGCCGTTPDHIRVIGEAVAGLPPRQVPRPKVATRLSGLEPLNIDEDSLFVNIGERTNVTGSARFRRLIQAEDYDTALEVAKEQVENGAQMIDVNMDEGMLDSRAAMVKFLNLVAAEPDIARVPVMIDSSKWEVIEAGLQCIQGKGVINSISLKEGEETFLQHARLARKYGAAVVVMAFDEAGQADTFERKVEICTRAYRLLREKLDFPPEDIIFDPNVFAVATGIPEHRRYGLDFIEAVAAIKRDLPHAKTSGGISNVSFSFRGNNYVREAIHAVFLYHAIKAGLDMGIVNAGQLAIYEEVPRDLREAIEDVILCRREDADERLLEMAEKYRGEGAGSTKEDEEWRTWPVEKRLEHALVKGITDHIDEDTEEAYRKLGSPLAVIEGPLMAGMNVVGDLFGAGKMFLPQVVKSARVMKKAVAYLFPYLEAERKAGETAGKILMATVKGDVHDIGKNIVGVVLQCNGFEVVDLGVMVPADRILQEAREKQVDIIGLSGLITPSLDEMVHVAKEMERQGFDIPLLIGGATTSRVHTAVKIDPHYSGPVVYVTDASRAVGVAGSLLSAELGEPYLARLKQEYDQVRERHARKQDRTQLLPILEARRNHFQGDWTRYRPPAPKRPGIHVLDDYPLDRLVPYIDWTPFFHAWELAGSYPKILDDEIVGAEARRLLADARRMLERIVAEKWLKGRAVFGLFPAQSLGDDIAVQTEAGEVMLHHLRQQHQKPAGQPNYCLADFIAPKESGVQDWIGAFAVNAGIGIDAHIERFEAEHDDYHAILLKALADRLAEAFAEHLHERVRREFWGYAPDEKLTNEDLIAEKYRGIRPAPGYPACPDHTEKRALFDLTQAEKNAGLILTESFAMVPTAAVSGWYFSHPQAVYFNVGKIGRDQVEDYARRKGWTLEEAEKWLAPNLAYTPD